CTCCCCGACCGAAGGCCGGGTGAACGCCGACCGAGCTGTCGGCGCAGGCGGCGGGGGAGCCTTGGCCGGACCGGTTACCCTCACAGGCAAGTGACACGCAGCTACGAACAGCACCATGTGTGCGGCGAGGAGATGGCCGTGAACCCTGGCGGAATGGACATGCAGGCCCTGCTTCAGCAGGCCCAGCAGATGCAGCAGCAGCTGGCGCAGGCCCAGCAGGCCCTGGAGGAGGCCGAGGTCGAGGGCACCTCCGGCGGTGGCCTGGTCAAGGTCAAGCTGAGCGGGCGCGGACAGGTCGAGGACATCACCGTCGACCCCAAGGCCGTGGACCCCACCGACGCGGAGGAGACCGCGCAGACCGTGGCGGACCTGGTCCTGGCGGCCATCCGTGACGCCGAGGCGCAGGTCGAGCGCCTTCAGCAGGAGAAGATGGGCCCGCTGGCCGAGGGTCTGGGCGGCGGCGGGATGCCCGGCGGCATGCCCGGTCTCCCCGGCTTCTAGGACTGCCTTCGGACCCGTCTTCGAGGCAC
This DNA window, taken from Nocardiopsis exhalans, encodes the following:
- a CDS encoding YbaB/EbfC family nucleoid-associated protein, coding for MDMQALLQQAQQMQQQLAQAQQALEEAEVEGTSGGGLVKVKLSGRGQVEDITVDPKAVDPTDAEETAQTVADLVLAAIRDAEAQVERLQQEKMGPLAEGLGGGGMPGGMPGLPGF